In a genomic window of Desulfosporosinus sp. Sb-LF:
- a CDS encoding Rrf2 family transcriptional regulator, producing the protein MKLSTKGRYGVKAMFDLAQHMGEGPTSLKSIAERQGISEHYLEQLVSGLRKAGLVKSVRGAQGGYLLGREPGKIKIGDIIRVLEGPIAPADCVSEEDPECCAKAEYCVTRTIWEKVRDSIADVLDSITLETMLEDAKKLESERSLYMYYI; encoded by the coding sequence TTGAAACTCTCGACCAAAGGTCGGTATGGTGTAAAGGCCATGTTTGACTTAGCTCAACATATGGGTGAAGGCCCGACTTCTTTGAAAAGCATCGCAGAGAGACAGGGCATTTCCGAACATTATTTGGAGCAACTCGTTTCGGGTTTGCGTAAAGCGGGACTTGTAAAGAGCGTTCGTGGGGCGCAGGGTGGTTATTTATTGGGAAGAGAACCTGGTAAAATAAAAATTGGGGATATCATTCGCGTGTTGGAAGGGCCAATTGCTCCTGCTGATTGTGTTTCCGAGGAGGATCCGGAATGTTGCGCTAAGGCGGAATATTGCGTTACCCGGACAATTTGGGAGAAAGTGCGAGATTCCATTGCTGATGTACTCGATTCCATCACGCTTGAAACGATGCTAGAAGATGCTAAGAAACTTGAATCAGAGCGAAGTTTATACATGTATTATATTTAA
- the hisS gene encoding histidine--tRNA ligase: protein MGIQRPKGTQDLLPGTVEQWQYLEETIRSVCREFGYDEIRTPMFEATELFQRGVGQTTDIVQKEMYTFLDKGDRSMTLRPEMTASVCRAYVEDKLFGQPQPVKLYYMGPMFRYERPQSGRFRQFHQFGVEVLGAEQPLVDAEVISLVWNLFQRLGLSGLEVHVNSVGCPICRAKHREQLQEFLATRRNELCKDCQDRYERNPLRILDCKNPSCQTLTAGAPTTKDTLCEECSTHFERVLALLGVAGVAYRVNPRLVRGLDYYTKTAFEVMVEEIGAQSAICGGGRYDKLVEEIGGSPTPGIGFAMGIERVLTALQVQNKLPEEKPRLFAMLIALGEKAQNEGFALLSALRTQGISVSMDLQGRNLKAQLKAANRQGAHYALILGEEELEKNVILIRDLTLGEQSEIPLVDAVEEINKNYQRGV from the coding sequence ATGGGAATTCAGCGGCCAAAAGGGACTCAGGATCTTTTGCCGGGTACGGTGGAACAATGGCAATATCTCGAAGAAACAATTCGCTCAGTTTGCCGCGAATTTGGGTATGATGAAATTCGGACACCGATGTTCGAAGCGACCGAACTTTTTCAGCGGGGGGTTGGACAAACGACTGATATTGTCCAGAAGGAAATGTATACCTTCTTGGACAAAGGGGATCGTTCGATGACTTTGCGTCCGGAAATGACGGCTTCCGTTTGCCGTGCTTATGTTGAGGACAAGCTTTTTGGACAACCCCAACCAGTTAAGCTCTACTATATGGGCCCTATGTTTCGCTATGAACGACCACAAAGTGGACGTTTTCGTCAGTTTCATCAATTCGGAGTTGAAGTGTTAGGTGCTGAACAACCGCTTGTTGATGCAGAGGTGATCAGCTTAGTCTGGAATTTATTCCAACGTCTCGGACTGAGTGGACTTGAAGTCCATGTTAACTCGGTCGGCTGTCCGATTTGTCGAGCGAAACATCGTGAACAACTCCAGGAATTTCTGGCCACGCGGCGTAATGAACTTTGTAAGGATTGTCAAGATCGTTATGAACGCAATCCCTTACGTATTCTCGATTGCAAGAATCCGTCCTGTCAAACACTTACTGCAGGAGCTCCGACAACAAAGGATACTCTTTGTGAGGAGTGTAGTACCCACTTTGAGAGAGTTCTTGCTTTATTAGGTGTAGCAGGAGTGGCCTATCGAGTTAATCCGCGCTTGGTTCGAGGACTTGATTATTACACAAAAACTGCTTTTGAAGTTATGGTGGAAGAAATCGGAGCTCAAAGTGCCATTTGTGGAGGGGGTCGGTATGACAAGCTGGTCGAAGAAATCGGTGGATCACCAACCCCAGGTATCGGATTTGCCATGGGAATCGAGCGCGTCTTAACAGCACTTCAAGTTCAAAACAAACTTCCTGAAGAAAAACCCAGGTTGTTCGCTATGCTGATTGCCCTAGGCGAGAAGGCACAGAACGAGGGTTTTGCGTTACTAAGTGCCTTAAGAACTCAGGGTATCTCTGTGAGTATGGATCTGCAGGGGCGTAATTTAAAAGCTCAACTTAAAGCCGCTAATCGCCAAGGAGCTCACTATGCCCTCATTCTTGGGGAAGAAGAGCTGGAGAAAAACGTGATCCTTATTCGAGATCTAACGTTAGGGGAACAAAGTGAGATTCCACTGGTGGACGCGGTCGAGGAAATAAACAAGAATTATCAGAGAGGTGTTTAG
- a CDS encoding metal-sensitive transcriptional regulator: MMNSTPYLESKEDLIRRLKKIEGQVKGIQRMVENDKYCVDVLIQVAAVRAAINRVGTIVFEHHSRGCMRNAVESKDHEAAIEELIGVLTKFIK, translated from the coding sequence ATGATGAATTCGACCCCATATTTGGAATCCAAAGAGGATCTCATTCGCAGGCTGAAAAAGATTGAAGGCCAAGTCAAAGGGATTCAACGTATGGTGGAAAATGACAAGTATTGTGTTGACGTGTTAATTCAAGTGGCCGCAGTTCGTGCCGCGATTAACAGAGTTGGTACCATTGTCTTTGAACACCATTCACGTGGATGTATGCGAAACGCTGTTGAAAGCAAGGATCACGAAGCCGCGATTGAAGAACTTATCGGAGTGCTTACTAAATTCATTAAATAA
- the aspS gene encoding aspartate--tRNA ligase: MTMFSERVENEELGLGKVGEVVRLLGWVQRRRDHGGLIFVDLRDRSGIVQVVFDPEKMGDGFVLAESLRSEFVVSIQGLVIARPEGMINPNLATGEIEIVARSLEILNGAKTPPYYLVDNVDVDETVRLKYRYLDLRRPEMQAVFKIRHQVMQIMRNYFDSRGFYEIETPMLTKSTPEGARDYLVPSRVRPGEFYALPQSPQIYKQLLMVGGMEKYFQIARCFRDEDLRADRQPEFTQLDVEMSFVEVEDILPMMEQLMVRIFSDTIGKSIKTPFLRLTYKEAMERFGSDKPDTRFGMELIDVGDLVGKAGFKVFANAVANGGSVKCICAKGCAGLPRREIDDLGKFVSTYRAKGLAWIVLAEEGIKSPIAKFFTEEEMKALIERMAAETGDILFFVADTYPIVCDALGHLRLELGKRLGLIQEDALNFLWVTEFPLLEYDEEQQRHIAIHHPFTAPMDEDLQLLETEPLKVRAKAYDMVLNGTELGGGSIRIHRRGVQERLFSLLGFTEEEAVAKFGFLLEAFEYGTPPHGGVAFGLDRMIMLLSGKDNIRDVIAFPKTQSASDLMAQAPSTVADKQLKELHIKTDLGESVS, encoded by the coding sequence ATGACGATGTTTTCAGAGCGTGTTGAAAATGAAGAATTAGGGTTAGGAAAAGTAGGAGAAGTCGTTCGTTTGCTGGGATGGGTTCAGCGCCGTCGTGACCATGGAGGACTGATTTTTGTCGATCTGCGGGATCGTTCGGGTATTGTTCAAGTTGTCTTTGACCCAGAGAAGATGGGCGATGGTTTTGTTCTTGCGGAAAGCCTTCGTTCTGAGTTTGTAGTCTCTATCCAAGGCCTCGTGATCGCCCGACCAGAGGGGATGATCAATCCGAACTTAGCGACGGGAGAAATCGAGATCGTGGCAAGGTCCTTGGAGATATTAAACGGAGCTAAAACTCCTCCTTACTATCTTGTCGATAATGTCGATGTGGATGAAACAGTGCGATTAAAATACCGCTATCTGGATTTGCGTCGCCCAGAGATGCAGGCTGTGTTCAAAATCCGACATCAAGTCATGCAGATTATGCGGAATTACTTTGACAGTCGGGGCTTTTATGAAATCGAAACCCCGATGCTCACTAAATCTACCCCGGAAGGGGCTCGAGACTACCTTGTTCCAAGTCGTGTTCGCCCCGGGGAATTTTATGCATTACCCCAATCACCCCAAATATATAAGCAACTCCTCATGGTAGGAGGTATGGAAAAGTATTTCCAAATCGCTCGCTGTTTCCGAGACGAAGATCTAAGAGCGGATCGCCAGCCGGAGTTCACACAGCTTGATGTTGAGATGTCCTTTGTTGAGGTGGAAGATATTCTTCCTATGATGGAACAATTGATGGTGCGGATTTTCTCCGATACTATTGGAAAATCTATAAAGACGCCTTTCCTTCGTTTAACCTATAAGGAAGCCATGGAACGTTTTGGGTCCGATAAACCGGATACACGCTTCGGAATGGAACTCATCGATGTGGGGGACCTTGTGGGCAAGGCTGGATTTAAGGTGTTTGCTAATGCAGTGGCTAACGGCGGGAGTGTGAAATGCATTTGTGCCAAAGGATGCGCAGGGTTACCACGTCGCGAGATTGATGACTTAGGCAAGTTCGTGAGTACTTATCGAGCGAAGGGCTTGGCTTGGATTGTTTTGGCCGAGGAAGGGATAAAATCTCCTATTGCCAAATTCTTCACAGAAGAGGAAATGAAGGCCTTAATTGAACGTATGGCTGCTGAGACAGGAGATATTTTGTTCTTCGTCGCTGATACCTACCCCATTGTCTGCGATGCACTGGGACATCTTCGTTTGGAGTTGGGTAAACGATTAGGACTGATTCAGGAAGATGCACTTAATTTCTTATGGGTTACGGAATTCCCACTTTTAGAATATGATGAGGAACAACAACGGCATATCGCTATACACCATCCATTCACAGCACCCATGGATGAAGATCTTCAACTTTTGGAGACCGAACCGCTTAAAGTTCGGGCCAAAGCTTACGACATGGTACTTAATGGAACCGAACTTGGAGGCGGAAGTATACGGATTCATCGACGAGGAGTTCAGGAACGGTTATTTAGCTTGCTGGGATTCACTGAGGAAGAGGCGGTAGCGAAGTTCGGTTTTCTCCTGGAAGCTTTTGAATACGGTACACCACCTCATGGTGGAGTTGCTTTTGGGCTTGACCGGATGATTATGCTTTTATCAGGAAAGGATAATATACGAGACGTGATTGCCTTCCCAAAAACACAAAGCGCGTCAGATTTAATGGCACAGGCTCCTTCGACAGTAGCAGATAAACAATTAAAGGAATTGCATATTAAGACGGATTTAGGAGAGTCGGTGTCTTAG
- the ltaE gene encoding low-specificity L-threonine aldolase — MEHFYKRFDFRSDTVTVPTQVMREAMYKAEVGDDVLGEDPTIQRLERLAADKVGKEAALFVTSGTQGNLVAVLTHTKRGDEVILESEAHIYYYEVGGMAALGGVIPRLIEGEAGIITPEALKKALRGENIHFPSASLLCLENSHNRAGGAIWTPNQVKSVAEVAQERGLHVHVDGARLFNAAIAQNCEASDLVAPVDSVMFCLSKGLGAPVGSMLAGSAEFINRARKMRKMLGGGMRQAGILAAAGIVALESMTERLGDDHSLALKIGQALSDIPNVSVDLERLKTNIVLAEIDPAWGSAEELVQALEASGEILAADFGPQTVRFVTHKDVGEHDAAKLIETVKQIMEG, encoded by the coding sequence ATGGAGCATTTCTACAAAAGGTTCGATTTTCGTAGTGACACGGTGACCGTGCCGACTCAGGTGATGCGCGAAGCGATGTACAAGGCTGAAGTGGGGGATGATGTCTTAGGAGAGGATCCGACCATTCAACGATTGGAACGCTTAGCGGCTGATAAAGTGGGCAAAGAAGCTGCACTTTTTGTGACGAGTGGGACGCAGGGGAACCTTGTCGCGGTTCTAACCCATACTAAACGCGGGGATGAAGTAATTCTGGAATCAGAGGCTCATATTTATTATTATGAAGTTGGTGGGATGGCTGCTTTAGGTGGTGTGATTCCTCGTCTCATCGAGGGAGAAGCTGGGATAATCACTCCAGAAGCTCTGAAAAAAGCGTTGCGGGGAGAAAATATCCATTTTCCTAGCGCTTCGTTGCTTTGCCTTGAAAACTCTCATAACCGAGCTGGAGGGGCGATTTGGACCCCCAATCAAGTAAAATCGGTTGCTGAGGTCGCCCAAGAACGAGGGCTTCATGTGCACGTAGATGGCGCTCGCTTGTTTAATGCGGCTATCGCTCAGAACTGTGAGGCTTCAGACCTGGTGGCTCCAGTTGATTCGGTGATGTTTTGCCTTTCCAAAGGACTAGGGGCACCGGTGGGGTCCATGCTTGCTGGAAGTGCAGAGTTTATTAATCGTGCAAGGAAAATGCGTAAAATGCTGGGCGGAGGGATGCGCCAAGCTGGGATTTTGGCTGCTGCTGGGATCGTAGCTTTGGAAAGCATGACTGAAAGATTAGGCGATGATCATTCGTTGGCCTTGAAAATTGGACAAGCACTTTCTGACATCCCGAATGTAAGTGTTGATTTGGAACGGTTAAAGACTAACATTGTACTAGCCGAGATCGATCCGGCTTGGGGTTCGGCTGAAGAACTTGTCCAGGCTTTAGAAGCCTCGGGAGAGATTTTAGCCGCGGATTTCGGACCGCAGACTGTCCGATTTGTAACTCATAAGGATGTTGGGGAACATGACGCTGCAAAGTTGATTGAGACAGTTAAGCAGATTATGGAAGGTTAA
- a CDS encoding MBL fold metallo-hydrolase, giving the protein MIEGRAMGAMAANCYLYACMETKKAVVIDPGADGKRIYRWILEKGLKVDYILLTHGHVDHIGAVDELRGLIENVTVGIHAGDAGMLTDGKKNLSSYFGPGLALEKADFLLQDGQELTVGKEVMKVISTPGHSPGGVCFLSSEGLFSGDTLFAGSIGRTDFPGGSMEQLLEGVKKKLLILPEDTRVFPGHGEETSIGEEKRDNPFLV; this is encoded by the coding sequence GTGATTGAGGGGCGAGCTATGGGCGCAATGGCGGCAAATTGTTACTTGTACGCCTGTATGGAGACTAAAAAGGCAGTAGTTATCGATCCTGGAGCTGACGGGAAAAGGATTTATCGCTGGATTTTGGAGAAGGGTCTCAAAGTAGATTACATTCTGTTGACCCATGGACATGTGGATCATATCGGTGCGGTGGATGAACTCAGAGGCCTCATAGAGAATGTTACAGTAGGGATTCATGCGGGTGATGCGGGGATGCTTACAGATGGCAAGAAGAACCTTTCAAGTTATTTTGGTCCAGGTCTCGCCCTTGAAAAAGCAGACTTTCTACTACAAGATGGGCAAGAACTAACCGTCGGAAAAGAAGTTATGAAAGTAATTTCTACGCCTGGACACTCTCCAGGAGGCGTGTGTTTTTTGAGTTCTGAAGGGTTGTTTAGCGGGGATACGCTTTTTGCCGGGTCGATTGGCCGCACCGATTTTCCAGGAGGATCTATGGAACAACTTCTTGAGGGAGTCAAGAAAAAGCTTCTAATCCTTCCTGAGGATACCCGGGTTTTCCCTGGGCATGGAGAAGAGACTAGCATTGGAGAAGAGAAGCGAGATAATCCTTTCTTGGTATAA
- a CDS encoding adenine phosphoribosyltransferase has protein sequence MDFRDHIRVISDFPKEGISYKDITTLLKNGEMYRAAIDALVEKIKPWKPDVIVGPEARGFLFGAPVAYALGIGFVPVRKPGKLPSKTINETYALEYGFDTLEVHADAIAPGQRVVVVDDLLATGGTMLATANLMKKVGADVIGMGFLIELSFLNGREKLANYPVFSLAEY, from the coding sequence ATGGATTTTAGGGATCATATTCGCGTTATTTCTGACTTTCCCAAAGAGGGAATTTCGTATAAGGACATAACGACTTTGCTCAAAAACGGCGAAATGTATAGGGCTGCTATTGATGCGCTTGTCGAAAAGATTAAACCGTGGAAGCCCGACGTGATCGTCGGTCCAGAAGCCCGTGGTTTTTTATTCGGTGCCCCCGTTGCCTACGCCTTAGGAATTGGTTTTGTTCCCGTGCGAAAGCCTGGCAAGTTGCCTTCAAAAACTATTAATGAAACATACGCTTTAGAGTATGGGTTTGATACGTTAGAAGTCCATGCAGACGCTATTGCACCCGGTCAAAGAGTCGTTGTCGTTGATGATCTTTTGGCAACGGGTGGAACTATGCTCGCAACTGCAAATCTCATGAAAAAAGTTGGGGCAGACGTGATCGGAATGGGTTTTTTGATCGAGTTGTCATTCTTGAACGGAAGAGAAAAATTAGCCAATTATCCCGTTTTTTCCTTGGCCGAGTATTAG
- a CDS encoding replication-associated recombination protein A, translating into MDLFSASFDQHQVAPLAERMRPRTLDEYIGQSHILGPGKLLRRAIDADRVSSLILYGPPGTGKTSLAQVIAAKTTSSFIRINAVTSGVKDIRAIITQATDDLHLYGKRTLVFCDEVHRFNKGQQDALLPAVEDGTITFIGATTENPFFELNSALLSRSTLFRLELLSPPEIRLGLENALTDTERGLGQYKVEILPPAWEHWVNYANGDLRRALNALELAVLTTPLENGIRLISLAIAEESIQQRAIRFDKAGDNHYDIISAFIKSMRGSDPDAALYWLAVLLEAGEDPRFIMRRIIVHASEDVGLADPLAMLQAHAAANALEWLGLPEARIPMAQAVLAIATAPKSNSAVQSMDLALSYVKNYPTGEVPAHLKSSHYPDATKLGNGQGYLYPHSYPNHWVDQTYLPPHVQGQTFYNPSDMGKESDRSLKKPNNTKETEKTFKFQVNLP; encoded by the coding sequence ATGGATCTTTTTTCCGCCTCATTTGATCAGCATCAGGTCGCGCCTCTTGCTGAACGTATGCGCCCTAGAACACTCGACGAATACATCGGCCAGAGTCATATACTTGGACCTGGAAAACTCCTGAGACGGGCTATTGACGCTGACCGTGTTTCTTCACTAATCCTCTATGGCCCACCTGGAACAGGCAAAACCTCTCTAGCACAGGTCATCGCGGCCAAGACAACGTCAAGTTTTATTCGCATCAATGCGGTCACCTCTGGTGTCAAAGACATCCGCGCAATCATCACACAAGCTACTGATGACCTACACCTTTACGGGAAACGCACCTTAGTTTTCTGTGATGAAGTTCACCGCTTTAATAAGGGGCAACAAGATGCCCTTCTTCCTGCCGTCGAAGACGGCACCATCACCTTCATCGGGGCCACGACAGAAAACCCCTTCTTTGAACTTAACTCCGCACTCCTTAGCCGATCCACGCTTTTCCGTTTAGAGCTTCTTAGCCCTCCAGAAATCCGTCTTGGACTTGAAAACGCTTTAACGGATACAGAACGAGGCCTAGGACAGTATAAGGTGGAAATCCTCCCTCCAGCCTGGGAACACTGGGTCAATTATGCCAACGGGGATTTACGAAGGGCTCTTAATGCCTTAGAATTGGCCGTTCTCACCACTCCACTTGAAAACGGGATTCGCCTTATCTCCCTCGCCATAGCAGAAGAATCGATACAGCAAAGAGCCATCCGTTTTGACAAAGCAGGAGACAATCATTATGACATCATTTCCGCATTTATCAAAAGTATGCGTGGCTCAGACCCGGATGCCGCGCTCTACTGGCTAGCCGTTTTACTAGAGGCTGGTGAGGACCCACGTTTCATCATGCGTCGTATAATAGTCCACGCGTCTGAGGACGTTGGGCTCGCAGATCCATTGGCCATGCTCCAGGCTCATGCAGCCGCCAATGCTCTCGAATGGCTTGGACTGCCTGAGGCACGGATCCCCATGGCTCAAGCTGTACTGGCTATCGCGACCGCTCCAAAAAGCAACAGCGCCGTCCAAAGCATGGACCTCGCCCTTTCTTATGTAAAAAACTACCCCACTGGGGAAGTGCCTGCCCATCTTAAATCCAGCCACTACCCTGATGCGACAAAATTGGGGAATGGTCAAGGATATCTTTACCCACATTCCTACCCCAATCACTGGGTCGACCAGACCTACCTCCCCCCCCATGTTCAAGGTCAAACTTTTTATAACCCCTCTGACATGGGAAAGGAGTCAGACCGATCCCTTAAAAAACCTAACAACACTAAAGAAACCGAAAAAACGTTTAAATTTCAGGTTAACCTTCCATAA
- the trxA gene encoding thioredoxin, with the protein MAGANVKTFTTENFESDVLKSEKAVLVDFWAPWCSPCRMVAPIVEELADEYVGRIVIGKVNVDENGPIAGQYGVMSIPTLGIFKGGKMVDKIVGFRGKADLVKMLDAQI; encoded by the coding sequence ATGGCAGGTGCAAATGTTAAAACCTTTACTACTGAGAACTTTGAGTCAGATGTTTTGAAGTCTGAAAAAGCAGTTTTGGTGGATTTTTGGGCTCCTTGGTGTAGTCCATGCCGCATGGTTGCTCCGATTGTAGAAGAACTTGCGGATGAATATGTTGGCAGAATTGTTATTGGAAAAGTCAATGTAGACGAGAATGGCCCAATTGCCGGTCAATATGGGGTCATGAGTATTCCAACACTCGGTATTTTCAAAGGGGGCAAGATGGTTGACAAAATCGTTGGCTTCCGTGGAAAAGCTGATCTTGTCAAAATGCTTGACGCACAGATCTAA
- the dtd gene encoding D-aminoacyl-tRNA deacylase, protein MRSVVQRVKRASVTVNGETVGNISAGLLVLLAVGQKDEVDDITWMVDKLVGLRVFEDEGGKMNCSVLDVGGEILLVSQFTLYGDCRKGKRPSFSTAASPELAKGMFDRCVETIRSRGLRVETGVFQAEMDVELINDGPVTLLLDSEKKF, encoded by the coding sequence ATGCGCAGTGTTGTCCAGCGCGTTAAACGCGCATCGGTGACTGTTAATGGAGAAACTGTGGGGAACATATCCGCCGGACTCTTGGTCCTGTTGGCTGTTGGGCAGAAGGATGAAGTTGACGATATAACCTGGATGGTTGATAAACTCGTAGGTTTGCGTGTCTTTGAAGATGAAGGGGGAAAAATGAACTGTTCTGTCTTAGATGTAGGCGGAGAAATCCTCTTGGTTTCTCAGTTTACCCTCTATGGTGATTGCCGAAAGGGAAAACGACCTAGCTTTTCGACCGCCGCATCTCCTGAACTGGCTAAGGGCATGTTTGATCGTTGTGTGGAAACGATTCGTAGCCGTGGCCTGAGGGTGGAAACTGGGGTCTTTCAAGCGGAGATGGACGTTGAGTTGATTAACGATGGGCCTGTCACGTTACTCTTGGACAGTGAGAAAAAATTCTAA
- a CDS encoding bifunctional (p)ppGpp synthetase/guanosine-3',5'-bis(diphosphate) 3'-pyrophosphohydrolase: MSFAELRIKLQKTSTPSRLAIVDKAYQFAEVAHRNQLRNSGEDYILHPLEVAQILVELEMDEATIAAALLHDVVEDTAFTIAVIEKEFGPEVALLVDGVTKLGRIEYKSKMEQQVENLRKMFLAMAKDIRVILIKLADRLHNMRTLKYHSVEKQKEIAKETLEIFAPLANRLGIFRIKWELEDLSFRYLKPQEYYDLVERIALKRREREAYIKEVIVQMRERLDEVEIYADIAGRPKHFYSIYRKMITQHKELSEIYDLIAIRVVVESVNDCYGALGIIHTLWKPIPGRFKDYIAMPKPNMYQSLHTTLIGAHGEPFEIQIRTCEMHRTSEYGIAAHWKYKEGGHKESTNKENGNKVESVNFEQKLSWLRQLLEWQHDSRDAGEFMESLKIDLFADTVFVFTPKGDVVELPADSCPIDFAYRVHTDVGHRCIGAKINGRIVPLETKLVNGDIIEILTSKQGGAPSRDWLAFVKTSQAKSRIRQWFKKEQREDNIVRGRESLEREVRKLGLDPASVLKPESLFAIGKSHNFVGLDDLYAAIGDGVLTANKVLMRLREDLSKDEREKLQLAALQQTEGKTPTSSAYGKASHGVQVKGVDNVLIRFAQCCNPLPGDAIIGYITRGRGVSIHRGDCVNLISHSQEERERVVEVKWAEQMDSTYHVDIQIYGVDKPRLVTEVMNTVLDTRTHILGINARVGKDSIAHIQLRIEIRNLEQLKMVMNKIRKVKDITEVKRIHSGGS; encoded by the coding sequence ATGTCCTTCGCGGAATTAAGGATAAAACTGCAAAAGACATCTACACCGTCACGGCTAGCCATTGTGGACAAGGCCTATCAATTCGCTGAAGTTGCCCATCGTAACCAACTTCGCAACTCCGGGGAGGACTATATTCTTCATCCTCTAGAAGTTGCGCAGATTTTGGTTGAACTGGAAATGGATGAAGCAACCATTGCGGCCGCTCTGCTCCACGATGTTGTGGAAGATACGGCGTTTACCATTGCGGTTATTGAGAAGGAATTTGGGCCAGAAGTGGCTTTGCTGGTCGATGGGGTGACCAAGCTCGGACGGATCGAGTACAAGAGTAAGATGGAGCAGCAAGTGGAGAATTTGCGCAAGATGTTCTTGGCTATGGCTAAGGACATCCGTGTAATTCTTATTAAACTTGCTGATCGCCTCCATAATATGCGAACTTTGAAATATCATTCAGTCGAAAAACAAAAAGAAATTGCCAAGGAAACCCTTGAGATCTTTGCACCTCTAGCGAACCGTCTTGGGATTTTTCGGATCAAATGGGAGTTGGAAGATCTTTCGTTTCGGTATCTTAAGCCTCAGGAATACTATGATTTAGTGGAAAGAATTGCTCTGAAACGTCGGGAACGAGAAGCCTATATCAAAGAAGTCATCGTGCAAATGCGCGAACGATTGGATGAAGTAGAAATCTATGCGGATATTGCGGGCCGTCCTAAACATTTTTACAGTATTTATCGTAAAATGATCACTCAGCACAAAGAACTGAGTGAAATTTATGATCTGATTGCGATTCGAGTGGTTGTCGAATCTGTGAATGATTGTTATGGGGCACTGGGAATTATCCACACTTTATGGAAGCCGATACCGGGGCGTTTTAAAGATTATATCGCCATGCCTAAGCCCAATATGTATCAATCTCTACATACTACTTTGATCGGAGCTCACGGAGAACCCTTTGAGATACAGATTCGGACTTGCGAAATGCATCGTACATCAGAATATGGTATTGCGGCACATTGGAAGTACAAAGAAGGCGGTCATAAAGAAAGCACCAACAAAGAAAACGGTAACAAGGTAGAGAGCGTAAACTTTGAGCAAAAGCTTTCTTGGTTGCGTCAATTGTTGGAATGGCAACATGATTCCCGGGATGCCGGAGAGTTTATGGAATCTTTAAAGATCGACTTATTTGCGGATACAGTTTTTGTATTTACCCCCAAAGGGGATGTCGTAGAATTACCGGCAGATTCATGTCCGATTGATTTTGCCTACCGGGTTCATACCGATGTAGGACACCGCTGTATCGGCGCAAAGATTAATGGACGGATCGTTCCGCTTGAGACAAAACTAGTTAATGGGGATATTATCGAAATTTTGACGTCCAAGCAAGGTGGCGCACCTAGCCGGGATTGGTTAGCTTTTGTTAAAACTTCGCAAGCTAAGAGTAGGATTCGCCAATGGTTCAAGAAGGAGCAACGAGAGGATAACATCGTCCGTGGACGTGAAAGTTTGGAACGCGAGGTTCGTAAACTTGGTCTTGACCCTGCCAGCGTCCTCAAACCGGAAAGTCTCTTTGCGATCGGCAAGAGTCACAACTTCGTAGGGCTTGATGATTTGTATGCCGCCATAGGGGATGGTGTACTGACTGCCAATAAAGTCCTCATGCGCTTACGTGAGGATTTATCGAAAGATGAACGTGAAAAGCTGCAACTTGCCGCACTGCAACAAACGGAAGGGAAAACACCAACATCGAGCGCATATGGCAAAGCCTCCCACGGGGTACAGGTTAAAGGCGTTGATAATGTATTGATCCGTTTTGCACAGTGCTGTAATCCACTTCCGGGAGATGCGATTATTGGCTATATTACCCGTGGCCGTGGAGTTTCCATTCATCGCGGGGATTGTGTCAATCTCATCAGTCACTCTCAAGAAGAACGTGAGCGGGTCGTGGAGGTCAAGTGGGCAGAACAGATGGATTCCACTTATCATGTGGATATTCAAATTTACGGAGTGGACAAGCCGCGTTTGGTTACCGAGGTCATGAATACGGTTTTGGATACACGTACACATATTTTAGGTATTAATGCTCGGGTGGGAAAAGATAGTATTGCACATATACAATTGCGTATCGAGATACGAAACCTGGAACAACTCAAAATGGTGATGAATAAAATTCGTAAGGTCAAGGATATAACAGAGGTCAAGCGGATTCACTCAGGAGGAAGTTGA